Proteins from a single region of Caloramator sp. E03:
- a CDS encoding spore germination protein, which translates to MTFWNKGRFKSPKPIIEYKPQSSTDISEKIDDNISKIKETFKGCDDVVFREFYVGSSNGRKMFLTYIDGMSDKDLLNDFVLMPLMLISRAVKPELEDIKDNIAESIKKSSMAVTDFREVKKIEDAYVAILSGETALFIDGYNKAIIIATRLWPARNTSEPTAETVIRGPRDGFVETIRFNTALIRRRIRDTRLKVKQLQVGERSKTDIAIIYIDDIADKRVLEEVERRINKISIDAIIDSGYIQQFIEDRQFTPFPQIQTTERPDVVAGAIYEGRIAIIVDNSPFALIVPVTLNAFLQSSEDYYSRSSITTFVRFLRLLSGAISIIAPGTYIGLISFNPGVIPTKLLFSIAASREGVPFPAYIEAFVMEFTIEFLREAGVRLPRPIGSTIGIVGGLVIGQAAVQAGIVSPIMVIVVAVTAIASFSIPNYELAAGFRLIRFLLMILASIYGLYGVMLGMIATLIHLVNIKSFGTPFMAPLAPFESEDIKDSVFLRLSWKYMKKRPKHYDPQDEIRQGSGENDTK; encoded by the coding sequence ATGACATTTTGGAATAAAGGCAGGTTTAAATCTCCAAAGCCTATAATTGAATATAAGCCACAAAGCAGTACGGATATAAGTGAAAAGATAGATGATAATATATCTAAAATTAAGGAAACATTTAAAGGATGTGATGATGTTGTCTTTAGGGAGTTTTATGTAGGCAGCAGCAATGGAAGGAAAATGTTTTTGACCTACATAGATGGAATGAGTGATAAGGATCTTTTGAATGATTTTGTGCTGATGCCTCTTATGCTTATAAGTAGAGCAGTAAAGCCTGAGCTTGAAGATATAAAAGATAATATTGCTGAATCTATAAAAAAATCTTCTATGGCTGTTACTGATTTTAGGGAAGTTAAAAAAATTGAGGATGCTTATGTTGCTATTTTATCTGGTGAAACAGCTCTTTTTATAGATGGGTATAATAAGGCTATTATTATTGCAACAAGGCTTTGGCCTGCAAGAAATACAAGTGAACCTACAGCAGAAACTGTAATTAGAGGGCCAAGGGATGGATTTGTTGAAACAATACGTTTTAATACAGCACTTATTAGGAGAAGAATAAGAGATACAAGGCTTAAAGTTAAGCAATTACAAGTTGGAGAAAGATCAAAAACCGATATTGCAATAATATATATAGATGATATAGCAGACAAAAGAGTACTTGAGGAAGTTGAAAGGAGAATAAATAAAATTAGCATAGATGCAATTATTGATAGCGGTTATATACAACAGTTTATAGAAGATAGACAGTTCACCCCTTTTCCTCAGATTCAGACAACAGAGAGACCTGATGTTGTTGCAGGAGCTATTTACGAGGGAAGAATTGCTATAATCGTTGATAATTCACCCTTTGCATTAATTGTTCCTGTTACATTAAATGCCTTTTTGCAATCTTCAGAGGATTATTATTCTCGCTCAAGTATTACAACTTTTGTAAGGTTTTTAAGGCTTTTATCAGGGGCAATATCCATTATTGCACCTGGAACTTATATAGGGCTTATTTCTTTTAATCCTGGTGTAATTCCTACAAAGCTGCTTTTTTCAATTGCAGCATCCAGAGAGGGCGTTCCTTTCCCGGCTTATATAGAGGCCTTTGTTATGGAATTTACTATTGAGTTTTTAAGGGAAGCAGGAGTTAGACTTCCAAGGCCTATTGGTTCAACTATTGGAATAGTTGGAGGTCTTGTAATAGGGCAGGCTGCAGTTCAAGCAGGAATAGTAAGCCCGATAATGGTTATTGTAGTTGCAGTTACTGCAATAGCCTCCTTTTCAATTCCTAACTATGAACTTGCTGCTGGATTTAGGCTAATAAGATTCTTGCTTATGATACTGGCATCAATATATGGCCTTTATGGTGTCATGCTTGGGATGATAGCAACTTTAATACACCTTGTTAATATTAAAAGCTTTGGAACGCCCTTTATGGCTCCTCTTGCACCTTTTGAAAGTGAAGATATTAAAGATAGCGTGTTTTTAAGGCTTTCATGGAAATACATGAAAAAAAGGCCAAAGCATTATGATCCTCAGGATGAAATAAGGCAGGGGAGTGGAGAAAATGACACCAAATGA
- a CDS encoding CLC_0170 family protein, with amino-acid sequence MYNILSFIVNTFDLTVYILFLISGAILIFIDSKDYKKNNLTKEYKFTRVTGILYIIFGTVLFIAARYIRI; translated from the coding sequence ATGTATAATATATTAAGTTTTATAGTAAATACCTTTGATTTAACAGTATATATTCTTTTTTTAATTTCAGGGGCTATTTTGATATTTATAGATTCAAAGGATTATAAGAAAAATAATTTGACAAAAGAATATAAATTTACAAGGGTTACTGGTATTCTATACATAATTTTTGGAACGGTGTTATTTATTGCAGCAAGATATATAAGGATATAG